The proteins below come from a single Prolixibacter sp. NT017 genomic window:
- a CDS encoding PAS domain-containing sensor histidine kinase translates to MTHSTEMNSTNFNYELYFDLSPDLLCIAGYDGYFKKINPAVSKLLGYSMEELYARPINDFVYCADKHATDKAREELTRAKPLLHFENRYKTKSGEIVWLSWTSYPIESEKLIFAIAKNITHKKRQEADRSALLSHLSSSNNDLKQLTYTTSHDLRAPVNNVLAVLDMLDISKFTDEEAIELVKILKLSGEYLKESLDNYVDALSEKHQAHSRLEEVNLSETLNKVRKSIHSLVETSGTFIHADFSALNTIRFNRTYMESVFLNLMTNSIKYARSDSHPIIHVRSEKADGRALLTFSDNGLGFDMEKVKDKIFGLRQKFHDHKESKGIGLYLVHNHITSLGGKIEVESEPNRGTTFTMSFKA, encoded by the coding sequence ATGACTCATTCAACAGAGATGAACAGTACGAATTTTAATTATGAACTTTATTTCGATTTGTCACCCGACTTATTGTGCATCGCAGGATACGACGGATATTTCAAGAAAATAAATCCAGCCGTTTCAAAGTTACTGGGATATAGCATGGAAGAATTGTATGCCCGCCCAATTAATGACTTTGTATATTGTGCCGATAAGCATGCTACGGATAAGGCACGGGAGGAGCTTACCAGGGCAAAACCACTTCTTCATTTTGAAAACCGGTATAAAACCAAAAGTGGTGAGATTGTATGGTTATCCTGGACTTCCTATCCAATTGAAAGTGAAAAACTAATCTTCGCTATTGCTAAAAACATTACTCATAAGAAAAGACAGGAAGCCGATCGAAGCGCTTTGCTCTCCCACCTATCCAGCTCCAACAACGATTTAAAACAGCTAACTTACACCACCTCACACGATTTGCGAGCGCCCGTTAACAATGTACTGGCGGTACTCGATATGCTTGATATTTCGAAGTTTACCGACGAAGAGGCTATTGAATTAGTTAAGATCTTAAAATTATCGGGCGAATACCTGAAAGAATCGTTGGATAATTATGTCGATGCTTTAAGCGAAAAACATCAGGCTCATTCCCGTTTAGAAGAAGTAAATTTGAGCGAAACACTGAACAAAGTGCGTAAATCGATACATTCATTAGTCGAGACATCCGGGACATTTATTCATGCCGACTTTTCAGCTTTGAATACCATCCGGTTTAACCGGACATATATGGAAAGTGTATTCCTGAATCTGATGACGAATTCAATTAAATACGCCAGATCCGATAGTCATCCGATCATTCATGTTCGTTCAGAAAAAGCCGATGGAAGAGCTCTGTTGACATTTAGTGACAACGGTTTGGGATTCGACATGGAAAAAGTGAAAGACAAAATTTTCGGTTTGCGTCAGAAATTTCACGACCATAAAGAAAGTAAAGGTATTGGATTATACCTGGTACACAACCACATTACCAGTCTGGGCGGAAAAATCGAGGTTGAAAGCGAACCCAACAGGGGAACCACTTTCACCATGTCCTTCAAGGCCTAA
- a CDS encoding DUF4440 domain-containing protein produces MKKLIVVFLTSLFFFSSCKTGKETRMNQWKEEIRETEQTFAEMARKEGIPKAFLTYADDNAVILRNKQLIKWKQAIQDFYSRQITPKEQVSLTWKPDFVDVSSSGDLGYTYGSYQYTVTDSLGNTKTSEGIFHTVWKRQSDGSWRFVWD; encoded by the coding sequence ATGAAGAAACTAATCGTTGTCTTCCTGACTTCATTGTTCTTTTTTTCTTCCTGTAAAACAGGAAAAGAAACGCGAATGAACCAATGGAAAGAAGAAATTCGGGAAACTGAGCAGACATTTGCCGAGATGGCTCGGAAAGAAGGTATTCCCAAAGCATTTCTCACCTATGCGGACGATAATGCAGTCATATTGCGCAATAAGCAATTAATCAAATGGAAACAGGCAATACAGGACTTTTATTCCCGACAAATAACACCTAAAGAACAAGTTAGTCTCACCTGGAAACCTGATTTTGTGGATGTTTCCTCATCAGGCGATTTGGGATACACCTATGGCAGTTATCAATACACTGTGACCGACTCGCTGGGAAACACGAAAACATCCGAGGGAATTTTTCACACAGTTTGGAAACGCCAGTCCGATGGTTCGTGGCGTTTTGTTTGGGATTAA